A region of Ignavibacteriota bacterium DNA encodes the following proteins:
- a CDS encoding N-6 DNA methylase: protein MNKIDAKDTIEKLAERFDYHVEGYKKGSFNETQTRTDYINPFFEALGWDINNRAGLAESYREVIHEDKIKVAGKTKAPDYCFTIYGQKKFFLEAKKPSVSIKDTIEPAYQLRRYGWSAKMPISIISDFEEFSIYDCTIKPAPTDKASVSRIKYFTYKDYLKEFDFLWETFSKEMVLKGSFDKFVSSNKGKKGTTGVDAEFLKSLDTWRDLLARNIVNRNPAIDEDELNYSLQKIMDRIIFLRICEDRGVESENQLFNLIGNNSYENLKTLFHTADLKYNSGLFDYQKDRITDNLKIDDKILKTIIEEMYYPKSPYEFSVIPVEILGHSYEQYLGKIIRITPGHRIKIEEKPEVRKAGGVYYTPQYIVDYIVKNTVGKLIGEIGRRNWELGKGNNDGENSLLKKQIYYNKYGEKNEIGQGQELQRPGNLETINRTDSFDISNGEGTAEGGNVWSDKSNKKSGYINSGKHSGGMGKNFQTGTQKVFDNCERFSDGIGNSSDISSEIRIYQQGGNDSNLGETKWNSENAVINDKQYQFENSIVGNRNEEEGNCFISNSQFLIPNSFYNQFATPEEIEKIKICDPACGSGSFLLGAYQYLLDWHKEYYHNSNIKNKDKFLRPDGNLTTQVKKDILLNNIYGVDIDTNAVEVTKLSLMLKAMEGETEASISQLSFLHERVLPSLDSNIKSGNSLIDIDFYDNQIDFEPGAEKKIKPFNWESAFPMVFKQGGFDVVIGNPPYLKERGSQEIFEPILKSRIGQLYHQGKMDYWYYFVHRGIDILKQNGLFGIITNSYWMKSDGASILINRIKKELTIEIIVNFDNYKVFKDVSGKHNISIFRKANEKEYYTKIYSISQDDPNDNIDSYDNHRINNSNLFGVDKINLSCGLDIFNNCDSLVNHFEVSQGVVEATDKISKNLFTNTKNKNIKIGDGVFVLNEKEISSLELTTSELELLKPYLNISHVKRYSINYQNEYLLYLGKIERERIARGIYPNIKKHLDNMEEFITSSNAPYGIHRTREQRFFDEPKLICKGMFLKPEFFYDEKKYYCGFSFSVIIQKSNKYDLKFLLSLMNSKVGGYWFNMNGKKRGIGVDIGVKVFRLFPIPQNPAPETQNQLIKLVETMLQLNKDLQAATLPEQKEHLQARIKYTDNKIDQLVYQLYELTEEEIKIVEGE from the coding sequence ATGAACAAAATTGATGCGAAAGATACGATTGAAAAATTAGCTGAAAGATTCGATTATCATGTCGAAGGATATAAAAAAGGTAGTTTCAACGAAACTCAGACAAGGACGGATTATATCAATCCATTCTTTGAAGCATTAGGTTGGGATATAAACAACAGAGCCGGACTTGCTGAAAGTTACCGTGAAGTTATTCACGAAGATAAAATCAAAGTTGCCGGAAAAACCAAAGCTCCGGATTACTGCTTTACAATTTATGGTCAGAAGAAATTTTTTCTGGAAGCCAAAAAGCCAAGTGTATCAATAAAAGACACAATCGAACCGGCTTATCAACTAAGACGATACGGTTGGAGTGCTAAAATGCCGATTTCAATTATTTCAGATTTTGAAGAATTTTCCATTTATGATTGTACCATAAAGCCCGCACCAACAGATAAAGCCTCTGTTTCGAGAATTAAATATTTCACTTACAAAGATTATCTGAAAGAGTTTGATTTTCTTTGGGAGACCTTCTCTAAAGAAATGGTTCTCAAAGGCAGTTTTGATAAGTTTGTAAGCTCTAACAAAGGCAAAAAAGGTACTACCGGAGTTGACGCTGAATTTCTGAAATCACTTGACACCTGGAGAGATTTGCTTGCTCGAAATATTGTCAACCGCAATCCGGCTATTGATGAAGATGAATTGAATTATTCACTTCAAAAAATTATGGACAGGATAATATTTTTAAGAATATGCGAAGACCGCGGAGTTGAAAGTGAAAATCAGTTATTTAATCTAATCGGTAATAATTCCTATGAAAATCTGAAAACATTGTTCCATACTGCCGATTTAAAATACAATTCCGGACTTTTTGATTATCAAAAGGATAGGATTACTGATAATCTGAAAATTGATGATAAGATACTGAAAACAATAATCGAAGAAATGTATTATCCGAAAAGCCCTTATGAGTTTTCAGTAATACCTGTTGAAATTCTTGGTCATTCGTATGAGCAGTATCTTGGTAAAATTATCCGTATTACTCCCGGACACAGAATAAAAATAGAAGAGAAACCAGAAGTCCGCAAAGCCGGTGGGGTTTATTATACACCTCAATATATTGTTGATTATATAGTTAAGAATACTGTTGGTAAGTTGATTGGGGAAATAGGACGCAGGAATTGGGAATTAGGAAAAGGGAATAATGATGGTGAGAATAGTTTGTTAAAAAAGCAAATTTATTATAATAAATATGGAGAAAAAAATGAAATTGGACAAGGTCAAGAGTTACAAAGACCTGGAAATTTGGAAACAATCAATAGAACTGACAGTTTTGACATATCAAATGGCGAGGGAACTGCCGAAGGAGGAAATGTTTGGTCTGACAAGTCAAATAAAAAGAGCGGTTACATCAATTCCGGCAAACATAGCGGAGGGATGGGGAAGAATTTCCAGACCGGAACTCAGAAGGTTTTTGATAATTGCGAGAGGTTCAGCGACGGAATTGGAAACTCATCTGATATTAGCAGTGAAATTAGAATTTATCAGCAGGGAGGTAATGACTCCAATTTGGGAGAAACTAAATGGAATTCAGAAAATGCTGTCATCAATGATAAGCAATATCAATTCGAAAATAGTATAGTAGGAAATAGGAATGAGGAAGAAGGAAATTGTTTTATTTCTAATTCCCAATTCCTAATTCCTAATTCCTTCTACAATCAGTTCGCTACTCCGGAGGAAATCGAGAAAATAAAAATATGTGACCCCGCGTGTGGTAGTGGTTCTTTTCTGCTTGGTGCTTATCAGTATCTTTTGGATTGGCATAAGGAATACTATCATAATTCAAATATTAAGAATAAGGATAAATTTCTCCGCCCGGACGGAAATTTGACTACACAGGTTAAGAAAGATATACTTCTGAATAATATTTACGGTGTTGATATTGACACAAACGCTGTCGAGGTTACAAAGCTCTCTTTAATGCTGAAGGCAATGGAAGGAGAAACGGAAGCATCAATAAGCCAGTTATCGTTTCTGCATGAAAGGGTACTGCCCTCACTTGACAGCAATATCAAAAGTGGTAATTCTCTTATTGACATAGATTTTTATGATAATCAGATTGATTTCGAGCCGGGAGCCGAAAAGAAGATTAAACCTTTCAACTGGGAGAGTGCTTTTCCGATGGTATTCAAGCAAGGTGGCTTTGATGTAGTGATAGGTAATCCGCCGTATCTAAAAGAAAGGGGAAGCCAAGAAATATTTGAACCAATTTTAAAATCAAGAATTGGTCAATTATACCATCAAGGTAAAATGGATTATTGGTATTATTTTGTACATCGTGGTATTGATATTTTAAAACAAAATGGACTATTCGGTATAATAACGAACAGTTATTGGATGAAAAGTGATGGTGCTTCTATCCTAATTAATCGAATAAAAAAGGAACTTACAATTGAAATTATCGTAAATTTTGATAATTACAAGGTCTTCAAGGATGTAAGTGGTAAACATAATATTTCAATATTTAGAAAAGCAAATGAAAAAGAATATTACACAAAAATTTACAGTATAAGTCAGGATGATCCAAATGATAATATTGATTCATATGATAATCATAGAATTAATAATAGCAATTTATTCGGGGTTGATAAAATAAATTTAAGTTGTGGACTTGATATTTTCAATAACTGTGATTCATTAGTCAACCATTTTGAAGTTTCACAGGGAGTGGTAGAAGCAACTGATAAGATTTCTAAAAATCTTTTTACAAATACCAAAAATAAAAATATAAAAATTGGTGATGGAGTTTTTGTATTAAATGAAAAGGAGATTTCATCATTGGAATTAACTACTTCAGAATTAGAACTATTAAAACCATATTTGAATATTAGTCATGTAAAGCGATATAGTATTAATTATCAGAATGAGTATTTGCTGTATTTAGGTAAAATTGAGAGGGAGAGAATAGCAAGAGGCATTTATCCCAATATAAAAAAACATCTTGACAATATGGAAGAATTTATTACATCATCAAATGCTCCCTATGGGATACATAGAACACGAGAACAAAGATTTTTTGATGAGCCAAAATTGATTTGTAAGGGAATGTTTTTAAAACCTGAATTCTTTTATGATGAGAAAAAATATTATTGTGGATTCTCATTTTCTGTTATTATTCAAAAATCAAATAAATATGATTTAAAATTTTTACTAAGTTTAATGAATTCAAAAGTCGGTGGATATTGGTTCAATATGAATGGAAAAAAAAGAGGTATTGGTGTTGATATTGGGGTAAAAGTATTTAGGTTATTTCCTATCCCCCAAAACCCAGCCCCCGAAACACAGAACCAACTAATTAAGTTAGTCGAAACAATGCTCCAACTAAACAAGGACTTGCAAGCCGCGACACTTCCGGAACAAAAAGAGCACCTGCAAGCCCGCATAAAATATACTGACAATAAAATTGACCAACTCGTCTATCAGCTCTACGAACTGACAGAAGAAGAAATTAAGATTGTGGAGGGGGAGTAG
- the pdxA gene encoding 4-hydroxythreonine-4-phosphate dehydrogenase PdxA, with product MKIAITTGDVNGIGIENMIKTLQNFSNPDSVEFVFYGSTSILKQWLEVIDNSIIIEDDYLFLGNNKVLIQEISSSYQIEIGEVCIEAGRHAADALELCVADTIGGKNDAIVTLPIAKEAMYLAGWKYPGHTEMLAANCHVAKPLMILFKDNLRAALVTIHSPLREIADRITKELVLNSIENFNLSLKNDFGIASPKIAVLGLNPHAGENGNIGTEEIEHIIPAIKLAKKSGINCEGPFPADGFFAHQLYKNYDGYLAMYHDQGLIPLKLIAAGGGVNFTAGLPIVRTSPDHGTAFGIAGKNIANHQSTLDAIEAAIAIANNRK from the coding sequence ATGAAAATAGCTATCACAACCGGCGATGTAAACGGCATCGGAATTGAGAATATGATTAAAACATTACAGAATTTCAGCAATCCTGATTCTGTAGAATTTGTATTCTATGGCTCTACAAGTATTCTCAAGCAATGGCTGGAAGTCATTGATAATTCAATAATAATTGAGGATGATTATTTGTTCCTTGGAAATAATAAAGTACTTATTCAGGAAATTTCTTCTTCTTATCAAATTGAAATTGGCGAAGTATGTATTGAAGCCGGACGACATGCGGCAGATGCATTGGAGTTATGTGTAGCTGATACAATAGGTGGAAAAAATGATGCGATTGTAACTCTACCCATTGCAAAAGAAGCAATGTATCTTGCAGGTTGGAAATATCCAGGACATACTGAAATGCTCGCCGCAAATTGCCATGTCGCAAAACCATTGATGATACTATTCAAAGATAATTTACGTGCGGCTCTTGTTACAATTCATAGTCCGTTAAGAGAAATTGCTGACAGAATCACCAAAGAATTGGTATTAAATTCAATTGAAAATTTTAATTTATCTCTGAAAAATGACTTCGGAATTGCTTCTCCAAAAATTGCAGTTTTGGGATTAAATCCTCATGCCGGTGAGAATGGGAATATTGGTACTGAGGAGATTGAGCACATAATTCCAGCCATAAAACTTGCCAAAAAATCAGGAATTAACTGCGAAGGTCCATTTCCGGCTGATGGTTTTTTTGCTCATCAGCTATACAAAAATTACGATGGCTATCTTGCGATGTATCACGACCAGGGGCTTATACCATTGAAACTAATTGCTGCGGGTGGCGGGGTTAATTTCACAGCCGGTTTGCCAATTGTAAGAACATCGCCTGACCATGGCACAGCTTTTGGTATAGCCGGAAAAAATATCGCCAATCACCAAAGCACACTTGATGCAATCGAAGCAGCTATTGCGATTGCGAATAACAGGAAGTAG